TTACCAGTAAATAAACCAAGATATTTAATGGGAATTGGCTCTTTAAGAGAAATTTCTTTTGCTGTTGCAAATGGATTCGATATTTTTGACTGTGTTTTGCCTACAAGACTAGGAAGACATGGGACTGCATTTTTTAATGATGAAAGATTGAATTTGCGAAATGCTCGATTTAAAAATGACTTTTCTCCAATTGACAAAACTTGTAAATGTGAGACATGTAAGTCCTATTCTCGAGCATATTTGCACCATCTAATTAGAAATGACGAAATATTAGGCTTAACCCTCATAAGTTTGCATAATATTGCTCACTTAATAAGATTTACAAATGCAATTTCTACTGCAATTAGAGATAATTGTTTTACAAATGATTTCGCTCCTTGGAAAACATCCTCTATTGCTCACTATACGTGGTAACGTTTTACATAATTAATTAAATTATCAAAAAAGGTGCTCATTCTATTAAATACATTCGCTGAATTGCCCGAGGCTTACAAGGCCTTTGCTCCAACTGTTGATGTACTTCCACTTATTCCTTTATTTTTCTTTTTATTGGTATTTGTTTGGCAAGCTGCAGTTGGATTTAAATAAATATATTTTAATTTAGATTGTTTTTATTAGAAGGGATTTTCAAGTAAAATCGCATCTCCAGAATTATCTACAGCACTCTCTATAAAATCAGCAATTTTTAATGCTCTTGAGGCTTGCTCACCATCCACCTCAGGTATTTCTTTGCCCCGAACGCATTTTAGAAAATGCTCTAGTTCTGCATAAAGAGGTTCAATGGAAGTTGTGCTAACTTCTTCTACATATCCATCATTTCTATAAACTAATTCTCCATGCTCTGCTGTGTATGATTCATGAGACTTTCGATGGATTTGTAAAGAGTGATTTAAGAAATCAGTTTCTACTAGGGCATTTTGGCAGTGAGCACTAAGATTTCTAATTTTTTTGTGACTCATTTTGCTGGCAGTTAAGCTTGCAATAACATTATTTTGAAAAACTAAAGTAGCATTGACATAATCTATTAATCCTTCGCTATTTCTTCCTCCAACGGCTGCTAATTTTTGTATTTTTGAGTTTACAAGCTCTAAAATAAGATCAATGTCATGAATCATTAAATCCATTACTACAGAAACATCATTTGCTCTATCTGCATGAGGACTGTGCCTCCTTGCTTCTAAAACAACAATTTCTTCATTATTTACTATTTTATTTAATTCTCTAAAAGCAGGATTAAATCTTTCAATATGCCCAACTTGTAATAGACAGTTACTTGCATTAGCCGCCTCTATTAAAGATTTTGCTTCCAACTCATTTGCTGCAATTGGTTTTTCAATTAGAACGTTAGTGCCTCCCTTTAAACAATCTAGTCCTACTTTTTGATGAAGTAGTGTAGGGACAGCGATACAGATAGCATCAACTTTTGGAATTAGGTCCTTATAATCCTTGAACCATTCACATTGAAATTGCTCAATAGCTAATTTGCCTCTCTCTTCATTTGGATCTGCGACTCCAATGAGATTTGCATCTTTGAGTAAACTTAGTACTCGAGCATGATGCCAGCCCATATTCCCTATACCTATGACTCCAACCTTTACCGGCGATGAGGTTGGCTGCATAATTATAAATCCATATATTTATTATCATTATCCTCTATGGGGAGTCACATTTAGCTTTTAGGAAGGATTATTTTAACACGATCAATTTTTGGACCTGACATAGAAATAACTTCAAATTTAATATTATTGAAATCTAGAACGTCACCAATTTTTGGTACCATTTGAAATTTTTCTAACATAAATCCAGCAAGGGTATGATAATCAGTACCTTCCGGAATTGAACATCCTATCTTTTTATTGATTTCAATAATTTCCGATTTTCCAGCTATTGACCATTTTTTAGAGAAATTATCTAACATTCTCATATCTGAATAAATTCTATTATTGAGCATTTCCTCTCCAACTATTTCGCCATTTAGATCAGCTGCAGTTATGAGTCCCTCTGTTCCACCATGTTCATCAACTACTAGTAAGAAAGGATTGTAGTCTCTTACTATTGGAAATATTTCTGCTAGTGAACATGTTTCTATTATTTTTGTTACTGGTAAAAGGAATGGCTTTAATAATGTATCGGCTCCCATTTCACCTTTTGATATTGGCTTAGCAAGATAACGCAAATCTAATACACCTAATACATCATCTAAAGATTCACCAATCACAAAGAAGCGAGCATGTCGAGTTTTATCTACTTGTTTCATGAGTTCTGAAAAGGTTATATTTTTTGGCAAAGTTACCATTTCAGATCTTGGAATCATCACTTCTTTAACCTGTGTATCTTTTAAAGCAAAAACTCCTTCAAGAATATTCTTCTCATCTGGTTTTAAACCTGTTACGTTATCTGTTTCTATAAGAGTTTCTAATTCTCCAGCAGATAAACCTGAGTTTAAAGAATCCCATTTGTTATTTAAATTAAACAAGCCTAAACAGGCGCTAGCAAAGAATTCTATTGTTTTCACTATAGGATTCATAGCTTTTCTTACAGCATCAAATATCGTGGTTAACCTTAATGCAGCAGATTCTGGATTGTTAATTACTAAAGCTTTTGGAATTAGTCCAGAAACAAGAGTAACAACTAAAACAACAAATAAAAATAATAGAAGATCATAAAATCTATTTGATAAAATATTGCTTTTCCAATAATCATTAGCCAGGTTATTGCTGAGCCATCCAATTGCAATTAATGAAATTGTTACTCCAAATTGAGAAGCAATTAATGAAGATCTAAAGCGTTTTTGAATTTTTAAAATTGAAAATGCTCCTTTCTTTTTTTCTTCTATTAACCTTAAAACTTTACTTGGTCTTATTAATAAAAAAGAGAGTTCACTCGCTGCGAAAAAAGCTGGTAAAAATAAAAGAAATAAAAGTAGAGTTATTTTCATTCAATGACAAATGAATAATGGGGGTGGCGAGGATCGAACTCGCCTTAGCCAAATTATGAGTTTGGTGCATTCACCAGATTGCTACACCCCCAAGGGAACTTATGTAATTTTAATTACATTGAATTTCAATATACAATATAAAAATAATATTTCAAAAAATACCTCATAAGGAAGTTTTTGTGAGATTTCTTTTTTTTCTTCTAATCTTTAAATATAAATTTAATTTTTACTAATGGGCAAATTTTCGGATAAGTATGATTTAAATAAAGCAAAATTGTTAAAACAGTTAGTTGAAAAATCTTACAAGAAAGGAAACTTCACTTTATCTTCAGGAAAAAAAAGCAGTCATTACTTGAACTGTAAACCAGTGTCATTAAATGGCGAAGGCTTAAACTTAATAAGTGATTTATTTTTAGAGTTAAAGGACACAAGGTCAAAAGCTGTAGCAGGATTGACATTAGGTGCAGACCCCATAGTAAGTGGATTAATTCTCAAAGCAGCTTTGCATGGCCAAGACCTTGATGGTTTAATAATTCGTAAAGAAATCAAAAAATACGGTACCAAAGCTGGAATAGAGGGCCCTACATTAGAAGAAGGAACCTTGGTAACTGTTTTAGAGGATGTTGTTACAACTGCTGGTTCAGTAATAAAAGCTATAAAAAAATTACGAGAAAATAATTATGTTGTTGAGGAAGTTTTGTCTATAGTTGATAGGCAAGAAGGGGGATTAGAAGCCCTTGAAGATGAAAATGTTAAATTAAAGAGTCTTTTTACAATAAAAGATTTTTTATAATTATTTAAAATGCAAGATATAACAAAAAAGTTTTGGCTTGAAAAATTCGATTGTTTTTCAATTTCTGGAAAAGATGCCAGAAAATTTTTGAATGGAATAACAACAGGTAATATTCTTAATTCAGAAAATAAAGTTATCAAAACTTGTTGGTTAACTCCAAATGGCGTTCTAAGGTCATTAATTGAAATTATTTTTTTAGAAACAAACTTAGAAGTAATTATCTTGGCGGGTAACACAAAAGAAATAATTGATTATTTTAATCAAATTATTTTTCCAGCGGACGATGTAATTCTGAGTAAACCTTCCTTGATAAATAGAATTCAAGAAATTGATGAAACTAGTTCATGGAGAACTTACCAGCCTATTTTCTTCAAAACAGAAGATAAAGAATTTGAAATATATAAAAATAAACTAAATTTACTAAATCCCAATGATTTAAAACTTTGGAAGATTAATCAGGCAATACCCTCATTAGAAATGGAAATAAACGGAAAAAATAATCCTCTTGAGCTTGGATTACAAGATC
This sequence is a window from Prochlorococcus marinus XMU1419. Protein-coding genes within it:
- a CDS encoding folate-binding protein YgfZ, whose product is MQDITKKFWLEKFDCFSISGKDARKFLNGITTGNILNSENKVIKTCWLTPNGVLRSLIEIIFLETNLEVIILAGNTKEIIDYFNQIIFPADDVILSKPSLINRIQEIDETSSWRTYQPIFFKTEDKEFEIYKNKLNLLNPNDLKLWKINQAIPSLEMEINGKNNPLELGLQDLIDFNKGCYLGQETMSKIKNVSSLKQEIRIWKSIESNLNLELEDKNLYINSAKDISVGKITRFFKSDRQIKGLAMIKRKYLEEESYFFSEIFGKISIKKSVGSIFL
- the pyrE gene encoding orotate phosphoribosyltransferase; translation: MGKFSDKYDLNKAKLLKQLVEKSYKKGNFTLSSGKKSSHYLNCKPVSLNGEGLNLISDLFLELKDTRSKAVAGLTLGADPIVSGLILKAALHGQDLDGLIIRKEIKKYGTKAGIEGPTLEEGTLVTVLEDVVTTAGSVIKAIKKLRENNYVVEEVLSIVDRQEGGLEALEDENVKLKSLFTIKDFL
- a CDS encoding photosystem II reaction center protein K, translating into MLILLNTFAELPEAYKAFAPTVDVLPLIPLFFFLLVFVWQAAVGFK
- a CDS encoding Gfo/Idh/MocA family protein, whose translation is MQPTSSPVKVGVIGIGNMGWHHARVLSLLKDANLIGVADPNEERGKLAIEQFQCEWFKDYKDLIPKVDAICIAVPTLLHQKVGLDCLKGGTNVLIEKPIAANELEAKSLIEAANASNCLLQVGHIERFNPAFRELNKIVNNEEIVVLEARRHSPHADRANDVSVVMDLMIHDIDLILELVNSKIQKLAAVGGRNSEGLIDYVNATLVFQNNVIASLTASKMSHKKIRNLSAHCQNALVETDFLNHSLQIHRKSHESYTAEHGELVYRNDGYVEEVSTTSIEPLYAELEHFLKCVRGKEIPEVDGEQASRALKIADFIESAVDNSGDAILLENPF
- a CDS encoding hemolysin family protein produces the protein MKITLLLFLLFLPAFFAASELSFLLIRPSKVLRLIEEKKKGAFSILKIQKRFRSSLIASQFGVTISLIAIGWLSNNLANDYWKSNILSNRFYDLLLFLFVVLVVTLVSGLIPKALVINNPESAALRLTTIFDAVRKAMNPIVKTIEFFASACLGLFNLNNKWDSLNSGLSAGELETLIETDNVTGLKPDEKNILEGVFALKDTQVKEVMIPRSEMVTLPKNITFSELMKQVDKTRHARFFVIGESLDDVLGVLDLRYLAKPISKGEMGADTLLKPFLLPVTKIIETCSLAEIFPIVRDYNPFLLVVDEHGGTEGLITAADLNGEIVGEEMLNNRIYSDMRMLDNFSKKWSIAGKSEIIEINKKIGCSIPEGTDYHTLAGFMLEKFQMVPKIGDVLDFNNIKFEVISMSGPKIDRVKIILPKS